The following are encoded together in the Parabacteroides chongii genome:
- the ilvD gene encoding dihydroxy-acid dehydratase has translation MKNPLRSSYSTEGRRMAGARALWRANGMKEEQFGKPIIAIVNSFTQFVPGHVHLHEIGQQVKAEIEKLGCFAAEFNTIAIDDGIAMGHDGMLYSLPSRDIIADSVEYMVNAHKADAMVCISNCDKITPGMLMAAMRLNIPTIFVSGGPMEAGNLDGRALDLIDAMIEAADDSVSDEQVEMVERSACPTCGCCSGMFTANSMNCLNEAIGLALPGNGTVVATHVNRTRLSKKAAQMIVDNAFKYYRDGDDSVLPRSIATRQAFLNAMSLDIAMGGSTNTVLHLLAVAHEAEADFTMKDIDMLSRKTPVICKVAPSCSYHVEDVNRAGGIMGIMNELVKAGLVDDSVKRVDGLTLGQAIDQYCITSVNVTEEAINIYKSAPAHRFNLVLGSQESYYKELDTDRANGCIRDVEHAYVKDGGLAVLYGNIAQDGCVVKTAGVDESIFRFAGPAKVFDSQDAACEGILKDKVVSGDVVVITYEGPKGGPGMQEMLYPTSYIKSKHLGKECALITDGRFSGGTSGLSIGHISPEAAAGGAIGLVKDGDIIEINIPERTINVKVSDAELAERRQAEEARGPKAFTPPFRQRTVSKALKAYAKMVASADKGGVRVIDN, from the coding sequence ACCGATTATAGCCATTGTGAATTCATTTACTCAGTTTGTCCCGGGACATGTGCATTTGCACGAGATCGGACAACAAGTGAAAGCGGAGATTGAAAAACTCGGTTGCTTTGCCGCAGAATTTAATACGATCGCTATCGATGACGGTATCGCCATGGGACACGACGGAATGCTTTATTCCCTTCCTTCCCGCGACATTATTGCAGACAGCGTTGAATACATGGTAAATGCCCATAAGGCTGACGCTATGGTTTGTATCAGCAACTGCGACAAGATCACTCCGGGTATGCTGATGGCTGCGATGCGTTTGAATATCCCGACAATCTTTGTTTCCGGGGGACCAATGGAAGCCGGAAATCTGGACGGACGCGCACTCGACCTGATCGATGCGATGATCGAAGCTGCCGATGATTCTGTAAGCGATGAACAGGTTGAGATGGTTGAACGTTCGGCTTGTCCGACCTGCGGATGTTGTTCCGGTATGTTTACTGCTAACTCGATGAACTGTCTGAATGAAGCGATCGGTCTGGCTCTTCCCGGTAACGGTACAGTAGTGGCAACGCATGTCAACCGTACGCGCCTGTCTAAGAAGGCTGCCCAAATGATCGTGGATAATGCGTTCAAATATTATCGTGACGGCGATGATTCTGTATTGCCCCGTAGTATTGCCACCCGTCAGGCATTCCTGAATGCGATGTCACTCGATATTGCAATGGGAGGATCTACCAATACAGTCCTTCACTTATTGGCTGTTGCTCATGAAGCGGAAGCTGACTTCACCATGAAAGATATCGATATGCTTTCACGTAAAACTCCTGTTATCTGTAAAGTGGCTCCAAGCTGTTCCTATCATGTGGAAGATGTGAACCGTGCAGGAGGTATCATGGGTATCATGAATGAGTTGGTAAAAGCCGGCCTGGTGGATGATTCGGTGAAGCGTGTGGACGGACTGACCCTGGGGCAGGCGATCGACCAATATTGTATCACATCCGTAAATGTTACGGAAGAAGCAATCAATATTTATAAAAGTGCTCCGGCACACCGTTTCAATCTGGTGCTCGGTTCACAGGAAAGCTATTATAAGGAACTCGATACGGATCGTGCAAACGGTTGCATCCGTGATGTGGAACATGCTTATGTAAAAGACGGTGGTCTGGCTGTTCTCTACGGAAATATAGCGCAGGATGGTTGTGTTGTCAAGACAGCAGGGGTAGATGAAAGTATCTTCCGTTTTGCAGGTCCGGCAAAAGTTTTCGATTCGCAGGATGCCGCTTGCGAGGGCATCCTTAAAGACAAAGTCGTCTCCGGCGATGTCGTCGTTATCACCTATGAAGGTCCGAAAGGTGGACCGGGTATGCAGGAAATGTTGTATCCGACCTCTTATATAAAGAGTAAACACCTGGGAAAAGAATGTGCATTGATCACGGACGGACGCTTCAGCGGTGGAACATCAGGTTTGTCAATCGGACATATCTCTCCCGAAGCTGCTGCAGGCGGAGCGATTGGCTTAGTGAAAGACGGCGATATTATTGAAATTAATATTCCCGAGAGAACCATAAACGTAAAGGTAAGCGATGCCGAACTGGCAGAACGCCGCCAGGCAGAAGAAGCCCGCGGACCGAAAGCCTTTACACCTCCTTTCCGCCAGCGTACGGTATCGAAAGCACTGAAGGCATACGCCAAGATGGTTGCTTCGGCCGATAAAGGCGGCGTTAGAGTAATTGACAATTGA
- the ilvB gene encoding biosynthetic-type acetolactate synthase large subunit: MDKQKITGSEALLKALIAEGVDTIFGYPGGQAIPIYDSLYDYKDQLKHVLVRHEQGATHAAQGYARVSGKVGVTLVTSGPGATNTITGIADALMDSTPMVVIAGQVPSPLLGTDAFQEVDVIGITQPITKWAYQIRKPEEIAWAVSRAFYIASTGRPGPVVLDLAKDAQVGLVDYEYEKVNYIRSYQPEPDIKQERIEAAAALINSAKKPFCLVGQGVILGGAEEELKAFLEKNDIPAGSTVLGLSALPSDFPLHKGMLGMHGNVGPNRKTNECDVLIAIGMRFDDRVTGDLKTYAKQAKIIHLDIDNSEIGKNVPVDIKVLGNAKHTIPMITSLLEERKRPEWNAEFEPDEREEEEKVIRKELFPTEGQLKMGEVVRKVSEATGNDAILVTDVGQNQMMGVRYFKYKQTRSVVTSGGLGTMGFGLPAAIGAKLGAPDRTVCFFTGDGGIQMTIQELGTIMQEELNVKIIVLNNNFLGMVRQWQELFFQERYSNTIMKNPDFVAIAKAFGIASRAVDSREELDGVIEEMLNHDGAYLLVANVETCGMVYPMVPAGGSVTNMILGAK; this comes from the coding sequence ATGGATAAACAAAAGATAACCGGTTCGGAAGCTTTGCTGAAAGCGCTGATCGCTGAAGGAGTAGATACTATCTTCGGTTATCCGGGCGGGCAGGCAATTCCTATATACGATAGTTTATACGACTATAAAGATCAATTGAAACATGTTCTGGTACGCCACGAACAAGGTGCGACACATGCGGCTCAGGGATATGCCCGCGTTTCCGGTAAAGTGGGGGTAACGTTGGTTACTTCCGGACCAGGAGCAACAAATACCATTACCGGTATTGCCGATGCATTGATGGACAGTACGCCGATGGTTGTAATTGCCGGACAAGTTCCGTCTCCACTGCTGGGTACCGATGCTTTTCAGGAAGTCGACGTAATCGGTATTACACAACCAATAACTAAATGGGCCTATCAGATTCGTAAGCCGGAAGAAATAGCCTGGGCCGTATCCCGTGCTTTCTATATCGCATCGACGGGACGTCCCGGTCCGGTAGTACTTGACCTGGCCAAAGATGCACAAGTAGGTTTGGTGGATTATGAATACGAAAAGGTAAATTATATACGCAGCTATCAGCCGGAGCCGGATATCAAACAAGAACGTATTGAAGCCGCTGCCGCTCTGATCAATAGTGCAAAGAAACCGTTCTGTCTGGTAGGCCAGGGGGTTATCCTGGGTGGGGCAGAAGAGGAATTGAAAGCCTTCTTGGAGAAAAACGATATACCTGCCGGTTCGACCGTGTTAGGATTGTCGGCACTTCCTTCCGACTTCCCCTTACATAAAGGTATGCTTGGTATGCATGGAAATGTAGGACCTAACCGGAAGACAAACGAATGTGATGTGCTGATCGCTATCGGTATGCGTTTCGATGACCGTGTGACCGGCGATTTGAAGACCTACGCCAAGCAGGCAAAAATTATCCATTTGGATATCGACAACTCGGAAATCGGAAAGAATGTACCTGTTGATATAAAGGTATTGGGGAATGCAAAACATACCATTCCGATGATCACCTCTTTGCTGGAAGAACGGAAGCGTCCCGAATGGAATGCCGAGTTCGAGCCGGATGAAAGGGAAGAAGAAGAAAAAGTGATCCGTAAGGAACTTTTCCCTACCGAAGGGCAGTTGAAGATGGGAGAAGTAGTACGTAAAGTATCCGAAGCAACCGGCAATGATGCTATCCTGGTTACCGATGTAGGTCAAAACCAAATGATGGGTGTCCGTTACTTCAAATATAAGCAAACCCGTAGTGTGGTCACTTCAGGAGGTCTGGGTACGATGGGCTTCGGTCTTCCTGCTGCTATCGGAGCCAAACTGGGTGCTCCCGACCGTACGGTTTGTTTCTTTACCGGCGACGGTGGTATCCAAATGACTATCCAGGAACTGGGAACCATCATGCAGGAAGAACTGAATGTGAAGATCATCGTTCTTAATAATAATTTCCTCGGTATGGTACGCCAGTGGCAGGAATTGTTCTTCCAGGAACGTTATTCGAACACCATCATGAAAAATCCGGACTTTGTCGCGATAGCCAAGGCTTTCGGTATTGCTTCACGCGCTGTTGACAGCCGTGAAGAACTGGACGGTGTAATAGAAGAAATGCTTAACCATGACGGCGCTTACCTGTTGGTTGCCAACGTGGAAACCTGTGGAATGGTATATCCGATGGTTCCGGCCGGAGGAAGCGTTACGAATATGATTTTAGGTGCTAAGTAA
- the ilvN gene encoding acetolactate synthase small subunit, with protein MNTKKLYTVIIFSENTVGLLNQITVIFTRRQLNIETLSVSPSAIKGIHKFTITTFADEDMIDKVVKQIDKRVDILKAYYNTDEDLVYQEIALYKLSTELFIKMGTVEDLIRKYNARILEMNESCVVLEKSGHYDETQALFKELSETIGVLQFIRSGRVAITKSKVERLSDMLSSMEKKLQDKH; from the coding sequence ATGAATACGAAAAAATTATATACCGTTATTATCTTTTCAGAAAACACAGTAGGTCTTCTGAACCAGATAACCGTTATCTTTACGCGCCGGCAACTGAACATTGAGACGCTTTCTGTTTCTCCTTCCGCCATAAAGGGAATACATAAGTTCACAATTACTACCTTTGCCGATGAGGATATGATCGATAAGGTCGTTAAACAGATCGACAAGCGTGTGGATATTCTGAAAGCCTATTATAATACGGATGAAGACCTGGTTTACCAAGAAATAGCTCTTTACAAACTGAGTACCGAACTCTTTATCAAGATGGGTACGGTAGAAGATCTGATCCGTAAGTATAATGCCCGCATCCTCGAAATGAACGAGAGCTGTGTCGTACTCGAAAAGAGTGGTCATTATGATGAAACGCAAGCCTTGTTCAAAGAACTGAGTGAGACGATCGGCGTGTTGCAATTCATCCGTTCCGGCCGTGTTGCGATTACGAAGAGTAAGGTAGAGCGCCTGAGCGATATGCTGTCCTCGATGGAAAAGAAGTTGCAGGATAAACATTAA
- a CDS encoding acyl-[acyl-carrier-protein] thioesterase, which yields MEKNKVGEFHFVTESYLMDFRGRITIPMIGTYLLHAASCHAADRGFGYNDMTERHTAWVLSRLAIEMTSYPAMSESVTLYTWVDEVGKLFTSRCFELVNGEGKTFGFARSIWAAIDVETRRPTLLDVEGLSAYVTDRPCPIEKPGKISPVENKVPGEPYRVKYSDLDVNGHLNSIKYMEHLLDLFDISMFREKEISRFEIAYQSEGKYGMELTLHNQEVSEGKYNMAICNDGKAICRAAVTWT from the coding sequence ATGGAGAAGAACAAAGTAGGAGAATTTCATTTCGTAACCGAGTCTTATCTGATGGACTTTCGGGGTCGCATCACTATTCCGATGATCGGAACTTATTTGCTGCACGCCGCTTCCTGTCATGCCGCCGACCGTGGCTTCGGTTATAACGACATGACCGAAAGGCATACCGCATGGGTGCTTTCCCGTCTGGCAATCGAAATGACTTCCTATCCGGCTATGTCCGAGTCCGTAACCTTATATACCTGGGTCGATGAAGTCGGAAAGTTATTTACCAGCCGTTGTTTCGAACTGGTGAATGGCGAAGGTAAAACATTCGGCTTTGCCCGTTCCATCTGGGCGGCTATCGATGTGGAAACCCGTCGTCCGACTTTGCTCGATGTAGAAGGGCTGAGTGCTTATGTCACCGACCGTCCCTGTCCGATCGAGAAACCCGGTAAGATCTCCCCGGTAGAAAACAAGGTGCCCGGTGAGCCCTATCGTGTGAAATACAGCGACCTCGATGTGAATGGACATTTGAACAGTATCAAATACATGGAACACCTGCTCGACCTGTTCGATATCAGTATGTTTCGTGAAAAAGAGATAAGCCGTTTCGAAATAGCTTATCAGTCTGAAGGTAAATACGGCATGGAGTTGACGCTCCATAACCAAGAAGTATCCGAAGGCAAATATAATATGGCAATATGTAACGATGGCAAAGCAATATGCCGCGCCGCTGTCACCTGGACATAG
- the ilvC gene encoding ketol-acid reductoisomerase translates to MAVMNFGGVDENVVTREEFPLEKAREVLKDETIAVIGYGVQGPGQSLNLRDNGFNVIVGQRKGGKTWEKAVADGWVPGETLFDIEEACEKATIIQYLLSDAAQIEVWPRIKKYLTPGKALYFSHGFGITYKERTNIIPPADVDVILVAPKGSGTSLRRMFLQGRGLNSSYAIFQDATGKAWDRVIALGIGVGSGYLFETTFKKEVYSDLTGERGTLMGAIQGLLLAQYETLRENGHEPSEAFNETVEELTQSLMPLFAENGMDWMYANCSTTAQRGALDWMGPFHDATKPVFQKLYSEVACGNEAQRSIDTNSKPDYREGLEKELAALRDSEMWRAGAVVRKLRPENN, encoded by the coding sequence ATGGCAGTAATGAATTTTGGCGGTGTTGATGAAAACGTAGTAACCCGCGAAGAATTTCCGTTGGAAAAGGCAAGAGAAGTATTGAAAGATGAAACTATCGCCGTGATAGGTTATGGCGTACAAGGTCCCGGCCAGAGCCTGAACTTGCGCGACAACGGTTTTAACGTAATTGTAGGACAACGTAAAGGTGGTAAGACTTGGGAAAAAGCCGTTGCTGACGGTTGGGTGCCGGGCGAAACACTGTTCGATATCGAAGAAGCTTGCGAAAAAGCAACAATCATACAGTATCTGCTTTCAGATGCCGCACAGATTGAAGTATGGCCGCGTATCAAAAAATACCTGACTCCGGGTAAGGCTTTGTATTTCTCTCACGGTTTCGGTATTACTTATAAAGAACGTACAAACATCATCCCTCCTGCTGATGTAGACGTAATCCTGGTTGCTCCGAAAGGATCGGGTACTTCACTTCGTCGTATGTTCCTGCAAGGCCGTGGCTTGAACTCAAGCTACGCTATCTTCCAGGATGCAACAGGCAAGGCATGGGATCGTGTAATCGCACTGGGTATTGGTGTCGGTTCAGGTTACCTGTTCGAAACAACTTTCAAGAAAGAAGTATATTCCGACCTGACTGGCGAACGTGGTACTTTGATGGGTGCAATCCAGGGATTACTGCTTGCTCAGTACGAAACACTGCGTGAAAACGGTCACGAACCTTCTGAAGCATTCAATGAAACAGTAGAAGAACTTACTCAGTCGTTGATGCCGTTGTTCGCAGAAAACGGTATGGACTGGATGTATGCAAACTGTTCGACTACAGCACAGCGTGGTGCTTTGGACTGGATGGGCCCGTTCCACGATGCTACAAAACCGGTATTCCAGAAACTGTATAGCGAAGTTGCCTGTGGTAACGAAGCACAGCGTTCTATCGATACAAACAGTAAGCCAGACTACCGTGAAGGTCTTGAAAAAGAACTGGCTGCTCTTCGCGACAGCGAAATGTGGCGTGCAGGTGCTGTTGTTCGTAAACTTCGTCCTGAAAACAACTAA
- a CDS encoding SusC/RagA family TonB-linked outer membrane protein: MFSVLFGAAGTVVAAIPTSPETMVVQQGNKVSGLVSDDMGPVAGASVVVKGTSVGTITDTDGRFSLDNVRRGSVIVISFVGLATQEITWNGQANLHVKLSDATQDLDEVVVVAYGTAKKSTFTGSASVVKAEKLEKVMGTGFTEALQGMSAGVNVVNVQGNPGAEARVEIRGISSMSGKADPLYIVDGMPYDGGLNQINPTDIESMTVLKDAAATSLYGSRAANGVVMITTKRGKSAKPQINFRGAWGTSDNAVKNPKKANPYQQLENTWYALYYDALLYDGMDAKAAGDYASSQALTKQVKATRNSKGETIYVTPFRYINEDYVLHDGNGNPYMNPNLEYVWEEDDWDVYKAIFSRKLRQDYSVDISGQTGNGKTSYFFSGGYLDDQGYGNRQYYKRYSFRTNLSTELFDWWKVAGSLSYSRHRQNVSGGASRAANFTTTLSSPWLRNEDNTGWVVSEKTGKRMYDYGKYTNNFFGAHVLNNSGDYWDNENDDSFDNNMGHILSAQFNTEFKLPYNLKFRSALNIDDYWSRSMVYTSAVHGSGQTAPYGISILADGGYASRYDFNKRSTTWNNVLSGDWSIGDHNISAMAGHEWYTWDSHYEQGWGEGIMELGKYELSNTTKNFGVWGGRDKYSLLSFFGKLDYNFLNKYYLSASIREDGSSRFSSDNRWGTFWSAGASWRISKEGFLEDTKWIDNLVLRASYGTTGNDKLIVRNASNGKAGDEVLYGYQGTYESDDLYLKSGLKPSTTPTPDLKWESNKQWNIGLDFSFLSRLSGTVEYYSRTSNDLLYYKELPLSAQVGAASGYNMNIGDLRNSGVEITINANIFTSKDFRWDIDANMSTLKNEVTYLPTGAYTYAGTACTYKMEEGKSIYEFIAPQYDGVNPETGLPGWLIRDGNGGWVRTEDQAKVTTDDFVYCGSAIPKVFGSITNNFQFKGIDLSFMFYYSYGSKISDYTYKERIMNRPGVGVVQELVEDRWRQPGDAGTLIPRWSYTQYGATVKYADNFVFDNHYWRLRNLTLGYTLPKNISRKALVENLRVYVTGNNLLTFGPAKKRFTDPETGVMGNSYNGNAETDNGIQGSRRLYMVGIQITL, encoded by the coding sequence ATGTTTTCTGTATTGTTTGGAGCTGCGGGAACTGTAGTTGCAGCTATTCCAACAAGTCCCGAAACGATGGTAGTGCAACAGGGAAATAAGGTCTCAGGCCTTGTCTCTGACGATATGGGGCCCGTAGCCGGTGCTTCTGTCGTAGTAAAAGGAACTTCTGTCGGTACGATTACCGATACCGACGGCCGATTTAGCCTGGATAATGTCCGGCGGGGATCGGTTATTGTAATATCTTTTGTCGGCCTGGCTACGCAGGAGATTACCTGGAATGGGCAAGCCAACTTACATGTTAAGTTGAGCGATGCGACACAAGATTTGGATGAAGTTGTAGTTGTAGCTTATGGTACGGCTAAGAAATCGACCTTTACCGGATCGGCCTCTGTTGTGAAAGCAGAGAAACTGGAAAAGGTGATGGGTACCGGTTTTACGGAAGCATTGCAAGGTATGTCGGCCGGTGTGAATGTGGTAAACGTACAAGGTAATCCCGGTGCCGAAGCCCGTGTCGAAATTCGTGGTATTTCTTCTATGTCCGGAAAGGCTGATCCTTTGTATATTGTTGACGGTATGCCTTACGATGGCGGTCTGAATCAGATCAATCCGACGGATATCGAATCGATGACGGTCTTGAAGGATGCTGCGGCAACCTCTTTGTATGGTTCGCGTGCTGCGAATGGGGTTGTGATGATTACTACCAAGAGAGGTAAATCAGCTAAGCCTCAGATTAATTTCCGTGGGGCATGGGGTACTTCGGACAATGCGGTAAAGAACCCTAAAAAGGCGAACCCTTATCAACAGTTGGAAAATACCTGGTATGCATTGTATTACGATGCATTGCTTTACGACGGCATGGATGCCAAGGCTGCCGGCGATTATGCATCTTCCCAGGCATTGACCAAACAGGTGAAAGCAACAAGAAATTCAAAGGGAGAAACTATTTATGTAACCCCGTTTAGATACATCAACGAAGATTATGTTTTGCATGACGGTAACGGCAATCCTTACATGAATCCTAATCTGGAATATGTATGGGAGGAAGACGACTGGGATGTTTATAAAGCCATCTTCTCCCGAAAACTACGTCAGGATTATAGTGTGGATATAAGCGGACAGACCGGAAATGGTAAGACTTCATATTTCTTCTCCGGTGGTTACCTGGATGATCAGGGATATGGAAATCGCCAGTATTACAAACGGTATTCTTTCCGTACGAATTTAAGTACGGAACTGTTCGACTGGTGGAAGGTGGCAGGTAGCTTGTCCTATTCCCGTCATCGCCAAAATGTATCGGGAGGTGCCAGCCGTGCTGCCAACTTTACGACAACGCTGTCGTCTCCCTGGTTGCGTAACGAGGATAATACGGGATGGGTGGTTTCGGAAAAGACCGGAAAAAGAATGTACGACTATGGCAAATACACCAATAACTTCTTCGGAGCACATGTCCTGAACAACTCGGGTGATTATTGGGATAATGAGAATGATGATAGTTTCGATAATAATATGGGGCATATTCTCTCGGCTCAGTTTAATACAGAGTTTAAGTTGCCGTATAACCTGAAGTTCCGTTCAGCTTTGAATATCGACGATTATTGGAGTCGTTCGATGGTGTATACATCAGCTGTACATGGTAGTGGCCAGACTGCTCCTTACGGTATTTCTATCCTGGCGGATGGAGGTTATGCCAGCCGTTATGATTTCAATAAGCGCTCTACCACCTGGAATAATGTGTTGTCGGGCGACTGGTCGATCGGCGATCATAATATTTCCGCTATGGCTGGTCACGAGTGGTATACCTGGGATTCTCACTATGAGCAAGGTTGGGGTGAAGGAATCATGGAATTAGGTAAATATGAGTTATCGAATACGACCAAAAATTTTGGTGTATGGGGAGGCCGTGATAAATATTCTCTGTTGTCATTCTTCGGAAAACTGGATTATAATTTCCTGAATAAGTACTATCTCTCTGCCTCGATTCGTGAGGACGGTTCTTCCCGCTTCAGCTCCGATAACCGTTGGGGTACATTCTGGTCGGCCGGTGCTTCTTGGAGAATATCGAAAGAAGGCTTCTTGGAAGATACGAAATGGATTGACAATCTGGTGCTTCGTGCCAGTTACGGTACGACCGGTAATGATAAGTTGATTGTACGTAATGCCAGTAACGGTAAAGCTGGGGACGAAGTACTATACGGTTATCAGGGAACTTATGAAAGTGATGACCTCTATCTGAAGTCTGGTCTGAAGCCTTCTACTACTCCGACTCCGGATTTGAAATGGGAGAGCAATAAACAATGGAATATTGGTTTGGACTTTTCTTTCCTCAGCCGTCTGAGCGGTACGGTGGAATATTACTCCCGTACGTCCAATGACCTGTTGTATTATAAGGAATTGCCTCTGTCGGCCCAGGTTGGTGCTGCTTCCGGATATAATATGAATATCGGTGACCTTCGTAATAGCGGTGTTGAAATAACGATCAATGCCAACATCTTTACTTCAAAAGATTTCAGATGGGATATCGACGCCAATATGAGTACACTGAAGAATGAGGTTACTTATCTGCCGACAGGTGCTTATACCTATGCCGGTACGGCTTGTACCTATAAAATGGAAGAAGGTAAGTCTATCTACGAGTTTATCGCCCCTCAATATGACGGTGTGAATCCTGAAACAGGTCTGCCCGGTTGGTTGATCCGCGACGGTAACGGAGGTTGGGTACGTACGGAAGACCAGGCGAAAGTAACTACCGATGATTTCGTATACTGTGGTTCTGCCATTCCTAAAGTATTCGGTTCTATCACCAACAACTTCCAGTTTAAAGGGATCGACCTGTCGTTTATGTTCTATTATTCTTATGGATCGAAGATTTCCGACTATACTTACAAAGAACGTATCATGAACCGTCCGGGTGTGGGTGTCGTACAGGAATTGGTAGAAGACCGTTGGAGACAGCCGGGTGATGCGGGAACGCTTATTCCCCGTTGGTCGTATACTCAGTATGGTGCAACGGTTAAATATGCCGACAACTTTGTATTCGACAATCATTACTGGCGTCTGAGAAACCTTACTTTAGGCTATACTTTACCAAAGAATATCAGCCGTAAGGCATTGGTGGAAAATCTGCGTGTGTATGTGACAGGTAATAACCTGTTGACTTTCGGACCGGCAAAGAAACGCTTTACAGATCCCGAAACAGGTGTCATGGGTAACAGTTATAACGGTAACGCTGAAACGGATAACGGTATTCAGGGTTCGAGAAGACTGTATATGGTCGGTATTCAAATCACATTATAA
- a CDS encoding RagB/SusD family nutrient uptake outer membrane protein — translation MKRLFINISFLSLALVGFILTGCDDDLTTSSYVKVNDTDVLENISQLEKVLTSAYKQLYFNTDKGDRVYAGLPGFQMYVDAGGADIVSHTNMGGDQVTAYQYSNSKTQADGNASKIWSMCYNVINRANIILTNVDNASGDETQKKHIKGQALAMRGIQYFHLIQNYQQTYVIAKNKRGVILRTSSNDEAHKGFSTVEEIYTQIVSDLTTAKSLLADYHPTDLWLINSEICSGILARVYLVMQNWEGAYNEAKIVYDNHSQLMTREQYRSGFDDMISGNYPEVVWAMKYTADNNLGGSTQFNFWYNQDESYGEGYADGPIYSFLDYFVDEQFVKLFEEKEDRYQFWKRTRNANKEINTKWAFDKYKHYGEDGGSVIQSATRPEVCLMRGAEMLLIMAEAAAQKGSTGEALTLLNRLQVARNATPTTNGGGDALLEDIYKERRKELICEGQAGFYDLVRLQKRLIRYGETATNPAGHYVWGMQYLNGYNVSDPQPVGILESNDYRFFCQIPQMEILNNDAISEADQNPWSGQ, via the coding sequence ATGAAAAGATTATTTATAAACATATCCTTCCTGTCCCTCGCTCTTGTAGGTTTTATTCTAACAGGATGTGATGACGATCTGACAACCAGTTCGTATGTGAAAGTGAATGATACGGATGTGCTCGAAAATATATCCCAGCTGGAAAAAGTCTTGACTTCGGCTTATAAACAGTTGTATTTTAATACGGATAAAGGCGATCGTGTGTATGCCGGGCTGCCGGGCTTCCAAATGTATGTCGATGCAGGCGGTGCGGATATCGTGAGCCATACCAATATGGGTGGCGACCAGGTAACGGCTTATCAGTATTCGAACTCAAAGACGCAGGCGGATGGAAATGCATCCAAGATATGGTCGATGTGCTATAACGTGATCAACCGTGCCAACATTATCCTGACCAATGTGGATAATGCCAGCGGAGATGAAACGCAAAAGAAACATATCAAAGGGCAGGCATTGGCTATGCGTGGAATTCAATACTTCCATCTGATACAGAATTATCAGCAAACGTATGTTATTGCAAAAAATAAACGGGGTGTGATTTTGCGTACCTCTTCCAACGATGAAGCTCATAAAGGCTTTTCAACGGTGGAGGAAATATATACGCAGATTGTATCCGACCTTACCACTGCAAAGTCGTTGCTCGCTGATTATCATCCGACAGACTTATGGTTAATTAATTCGGAGATTTGTTCCGGTATCCTGGCCCGTGTATATCTGGTGATGCAGAACTGGGAAGGGGCTTACAACGAAGCGAAGATCGTTTATGACAACCATAGCCAGTTGATGACGCGCGAACAGTACCGTTCGGGATTCGACGATATGATCAGCGGCAATTATCCGGAAGTGGTTTGGGCGATGAAGTATACAGCCGATAACAACCTGGGTGGTAGTACGCAGTTTAACTTTTGGTATAATCAAGATGAAAGTTATGGCGAAGGCTATGCGGATGGTCCGATCTATTCTTTCCTGGATTACTTTGTGGATGAGCAGTTTGTAAAACTGTTTGAGGAAAAAGAAGACCGGTATCAGTTTTGGAAACGTACAAGGAATGCGAACAAGGAAATCAATACAAAATGGGCTTTCGACAAGTATAAACATTACGGAGAAGATGGTGGGAGTGTGATCCAAAGTGCTACCCGTCCTGAAGTGTGCCTGATGCGTGGTGCTGAAATGCTGTTGATTATGGCGGAGGCTGCAGCTCAGAAAGGAAGTACAGGAGAGGCTCTGACTTTATTGAATCGTTTGCAGGTAGCACGTAATGCGACTCCGACAACCAACGGAGGTGGGGATGCATTATTGGAAGATATCTACAAAGAACGGCGTAAAGAGCTGATCTGTGAAGGACAGGCTGGTTTTTATGATCTGGTTCGTTTGCAGAAGCGATTGATTCGTTATGGCGAAACGGCAACAAATCCTGCCGGACATTATGTGTGGGGTATGCAATATCTGAATGGATATAATGTCAGCGATCCTCAACCTGTGGGAATTCTTGAATCGAATGATTACCGTTTCTTCTGCCAAATTCCTCAAATGGAAATCCTTAATAATGATGCAATCTCAGAGGCTGATCAGAATCCTTGGAGCGGGCAGTAA